In Lysinibacillus sp. FSL M8-0337, the following proteins share a genomic window:
- the rph gene encoding ribonuclease PH codes for MTRFDGRDADALRPVKMDSEYLLHPEGSVLIQVGNTKVICTATVEDKVPGFLRGQGKGWITAEYSMLPRATAQRTPRESSRGKVNGRTMEIQRLIGRALRAIVDLEALGERTVWIDCDVIQADGGTRTASITGAFVAMTQAIAKLAEEKQLEKFPVTDFLAATSVGIVEEQGAVLDLNYIEDVDAAVDMNIVMTGAGRFVELQGTGEEATFSREELNNLLALGEKGIRELIDLQKQALGEIAHKVGGNC; via the coding sequence ATGACAAGATTTGATGGTAGAGATGCAGATGCATTGCGTCCTGTAAAAATGGATAGCGAGTATTTATTGCATCCAGAAGGCTCAGTATTGATCCAAGTTGGAAATACGAAAGTAATTTGTACAGCAACAGTTGAAGATAAAGTACCGGGTTTTTTACGCGGACAGGGAAAAGGTTGGATTACAGCTGAGTATTCGATGTTACCTCGTGCCACAGCACAACGAACACCACGTGAATCGTCACGCGGGAAAGTGAACGGACGTACAATGGAAATTCAACGTCTGATTGGTCGTGCATTGCGTGCTATCGTCGATTTAGAAGCGTTAGGAGAACGTACAGTATGGATTGACTGTGATGTGATTCAAGCAGACGGCGGAACACGAACTGCTTCCATTACAGGGGCATTTGTCGCGATGACACAGGCGATTGCCAAGCTTGCGGAAGAAAAACAACTAGAAAAATTCCCTGTTACCGATTTTTTAGCGGCTACAAGTGTTGGCATTGTTGAAGAGCAAGGTGCCGTTTTAGACTTAAATTATATAGAAGATGTAGATGCAGCGGTAGATATGAATATCGTCATGACCGGAGCAGGCCGTTTTGTAGAATTACAAGGGACTGGTGAAGAAGCGACCTTTTCACGTGAGGAGTTAAATAACTTGCTTGCATTAGGCGAAAAGGGCATTCGCGAGCTTATTGACTTACAAAAACAGGCGCTTGGAGAAATAGCTCATAAAGTAGGAGGAAACTGCTAA
- a CDS encoding hemolysin III family protein encodes MSQSTVEHSSYTIKEEFWNALTHGIGAFLTVPATLLLVHKALTTGTNTELISYIIFGISMFCLYIASTLYHALPTHKVLLKKLDHSSIFLLIAGTYTPVALIAVGGKLGMSIFIIEWVLAFIGIVLKQFFVHRFKRISLIVYIGMGWLIVFAYKPLVAYISFDGFMTLLIGGIFYTAGTFFYKNKKIKYNHAIWHVFVMAGSAAMFVAIYLFM; translated from the coding sequence ATGTCTCAATCAACAGTTGAGCATAGTAGTTATACCATAAAGGAAGAATTTTGGAATGCGCTAACACATGGGATTGGTGCATTTTTAACAGTTCCTGCTACCCTTCTATTAGTGCATAAAGCTTTAACAACCGGTACAAACACCGAGCTTATTAGTTACATTATTTTTGGTATTTCGATGTTTTGTTTATACATAGCATCGACCTTATATCATGCACTGCCCACACATAAAGTGCTTTTGAAAAAATTAGATCATAGCTCCATCTTCTTATTAATCGCAGGAACATATACACCTGTAGCGCTCATTGCCGTAGGTGGAAAATTAGGAATGAGCATATTTATCATCGAATGGGTTCTTGCCTTTATCGGCATCGTCTTAAAACAATTTTTCGTCCATCGTTTCAAAAGAATCTCGTTGATTGTTTACATTGGCATGGGATGGCTGATTGTCTTTGCCTATAAACCATTGGTTGCCTATATCTCATTCGACGGGTTTATGACACTTTTAATCGGCGGTATTTTTTACACTGCTGGCACATTTTTTTATAAAAACAAAAAAATAAAGTACAACCACGCAATATGGCATGTCTTTGTAATGGCAGGAAGTGCAGCGATGTTCGTTGCGATTTATTTGTTTATGTAA
- the racE gene encoding glutamate racemase, protein MNAPIGVIDSGVGGLTVAKEIIKRLPNETIYYIGDTARCPYGPRTRQEVRNFTWQMAKALEKMNIKMLVIACNTATAVALESLQRNMPFPVLGVINAGARAAVKKTKRHEVVVLATEGTIKSGAYEEALLSLNTSTHIIPLACPTFVPLVESGEYKGQFANNLIAEGLKPLKNEQFDTVILGCTHYPILQKQIEAVVGEDVFVLSSAEETAKDVEEMLAYNGTLADTNAKPAHKFYATGSVPIFRSIAENWLEQGTLDIHRITLK, encoded by the coding sequence ATGAATGCCCCGATAGGCGTTATTGATTCAGGAGTAGGCGGTCTAACCGTAGCAAAGGAAATAATAAAACGATTACCAAACGAAACGATTTATTATATCGGTGATACAGCAAGATGTCCGTATGGTCCACGAACTCGACAGGAAGTACGGAATTTTACTTGGCAAATGGCCAAAGCACTCGAAAAAATGAATATTAAGATGCTCGTCATAGCTTGTAATACAGCGACTGCAGTAGCACTCGAAAGTTTACAACGTAATATGCCTTTTCCGGTACTAGGCGTTATTAATGCTGGCGCACGTGCAGCTGTAAAGAAAACGAAGCGACATGAAGTCGTTGTGCTTGCAACAGAAGGTACAATTAAAAGTGGGGCGTATGAAGAAGCCTTATTGTCTTTGAATACGTCTACCCACATTATTCCATTGGCTTGTCCAACGTTCGTACCACTAGTAGAAAGCGGCGAATATAAAGGACAATTTGCAAATAATTTAATTGCAGAAGGCTTAAAACCGTTAAAAAACGAACAATTTGATACGGTCATTTTAGGATGTACGCATTACCCGATTTTGCAAAAACAAATTGAAGCTGTCGTCGGAGAAGATGTTTTCGTGCTATCTTCTGCGGAAGAAACAGCAAAGGATGTCGAGGAAATGCTTGCGTATAATGGTACTTTAGCAGATACAAATGCTAAGCCTGCACATAAATTTTATGCAACGGGTTCTGTGCCCATTTTCCGTTCCATTGCAGAAAATTGGTTAGAACAAGGTACGCTTGACATACACCGTATTACATTAAAATAA
- a CDS encoding MarR family transcriptional regulator, whose product MSDEVTKHSPETVATVEKELRYIAAIVKQKGREIVSQYTITPPQFVALQWLEELGDITIGDLSNRLYLAFSTTTDLVDRMEKNELVKRVRDENDRRVVVVHLLEKGERIIQEVIEKRQQYLQEMLVGFNEQEVAQLSSYLQKLHVHMKQD is encoded by the coding sequence ATGTCGGATGAAGTAACAAAGCACTCACCTGAAACCGTTGCAACGGTTGAAAAGGAACTACGCTATATTGCGGCCATTGTGAAGCAAAAAGGAAGAGAAATTGTTTCACAATATACAATTACGCCGCCACAATTTGTTGCATTACAGTGGTTAGAAGAGCTCGGTGATATTACAATTGGCGATTTATCAAACCGTTTATACTTAGCTTTTAGTACGACAACAGATTTAGTGGATCGAATGGAGAAAAATGAATTAGTCAAGCGAGTGCGTGATGAAAATGATCGCCGGGTCGTTGTCGTTCATCTTCTCGAAAAAGGCGAACGAATTATTCAAGAGGTTATTGAAAAAAGACAGCAATATTTACAAGAAATGCTTGTAGGATTTAACGAACAAGAAGTCGCGCAATTATCGAGCTATTTACAAAAACTACATGTACACATGAAACAGGATTGA
- a CDS encoding LuxR C-terminal-related transcriptional regulator, which yields MNGSHHRSLLTNREREIFALLLAEKTTRDIAEQLGISEKTVRNHISNTIQKLGVTNRSQALIELLRLEEFKLD from the coding sequence ATGAATGGCTCTCATCATCGTTCTCTTTTAACAAACCGAGAACGTGAAATATTTGCGCTTTTATTAGCTGAAAAAACAACGAGGGATATTGCAGAGCAGCTTGGTATTAGTGAAAAAACAGTGCGAAATCACATTTCCAATACAATTCAAAAGCTAGGTGTAACAAATCGATCTCAAGCGTTAATTGAGCTGTTACGCTTAGAAGAATTCAAATTAGACTAA
- a CDS encoding thioesterase family protein encodes MKANYIEDFEKWAEDFSFYIEVRVRFSETDMYGHMNNTVSFTYFEQARIDYFNHLGILMPSALDDKVKGIPIVADLQCDYRKQVFFNDVLRIYTKVAKLGNSSMDIHYLAKNQKDEVCFTGRGTVVQMDPRTGKSVPISEEEKAQLAQLAIM; translated from the coding sequence ATGAAAGCAAATTATATTGAAGACTTTGAGAAATGGGCAGAGGATTTTTCATTTTATATTGAGGTACGTGTTCGTTTTTCAGAAACGGATATGTATGGGCATATGAATAATACCGTTAGCTTTACATATTTTGAACAGGCTAGAATCGATTATTTTAATCATTTAGGCATCTTAATGCCTTCTGCATTGGATGACAAGGTAAAGGGTATTCCGATTGTAGCAGATTTACAATGTGATTATCGAAAGCAAGTTTTCTTTAATGATGTACTTCGTATATATACAAAAGTAGCGAAATTAGGTAACTCATCAATGGATATCCATTACTTGGCGAAAAATCAAAAGGATGAAGTATGCTTTACAGGTCGTGGTACAGTAGTACAAATGGATCCACGAACAGGTAAAAGCGTGCCGATATCAGAAGAAGAAAAGGCGCAATTAGCACAGTTAGCGATTATGTAA
- the sdhB gene encoding succinate dehydrogenase iron-sulfur subunit encodes MEIAANTGRMVKVEILRQDTQGGQSYWQKFEVPYRHGMNVISVLMEIQKNPVMANGEKTTPVSWDMNCLEEVCGACSMVINGRPRQSCSTLIDQLTEPVRLEPMKTFPVVRDLQVDRDRMFNALKKVKAWVPIDGTYDLGEGPRMPEGKRQWAYELSKCMTCGVCMEACPNVSEKASFIGPAPLSQVRLFNTHPTGAMIKDERLNAIMGDGGLANCGNSQNCVAACPKGIPLTTSIASLNRATTVQMFRNFFGSDHYVD; translated from the coding sequence ATGGAAATCGCAGCTAATACTGGAAGAATGGTAAAAGTTGAAATTTTACGTCAAGATACACAAGGTGGCCAAAGCTACTGGCAGAAATTCGAAGTTCCTTACCGTCATGGTATGAACGTTATTTCTGTGTTAATGGAGATTCAAAAAAATCCAGTGATGGCAAACGGTGAAAAAACTACACCAGTTTCATGGGATATGAACTGTCTTGAAGAAGTTTGTGGCGCATGTTCAATGGTAATCAATGGTCGTCCTCGTCAATCATGTTCAACATTGATTGATCAATTGACTGAACCAGTTCGCCTTGAGCCAATGAAAACTTTCCCGGTTGTACGTGACTTACAAGTTGACCGTGATCGTATGTTCAACGCACTGAAAAAAGTTAAAGCATGGGTACCAATCGATGGTACGTATGATTTAGGTGAAGGTCCACGTATGCCAGAAGGTAAACGTCAATGGGCTTATGAATTATCTAAATGTATGACTTGTGGTGTATGTATGGAAGCATGTCCAAACGTGTCTGAAAAAGCTTCATTCATTGGACCAGCACCATTATCACAAGTACGTCTATTTAACACTCACCCAACAGGTGCAATGATTAAAGACGAACGTTTAAATGCAATTATGGGTGACGGCGGTCTTGCTAACTGCGGTAACTCTCAAAACTGTGTAGCTGCTTGTCCTAAAGGTATTCCTTTAACAACATCTATCGCATCTTTAAACCGTGCAACAACAGTGCAAATGTTCCGTAACTTCTTCGGTTCTGACCATTACGTTGACTAA